Below is a window of Mycolicibacterium rhodesiae NBB3 DNA.
GCCAAGCAGGGCATCGACCCGCGCGTGGTGTCGTTGGCCAACCAAATCAAGGCGGCTCAAGGTCCCGAAATCCAACAACTGCAGGGCTGGTTGGCCGATTGGGGGGTGGCCACGACGTCGCCCGGCGGCGGCATGCCCGGCATGCCAGGACATGACATGGGGGACATGAGCGGCGGTGGAGGCATGATGTCTGAGCAAGACATGGCCGCGCTGCGCGACGCGCAAGGTGTCGAGGCCAGCCGGCTGTTCCTGACGCAGATGACCGAGCACCACAAAGGCGCGATCACTATGGCGCAAACCGAGGTCGATAGCGGTCAGTTCGCGCCCGCAATCGAGATGGCGCGGTCGATCATCTCCTCTCAGCAGAAGGAAATCGACACGATGCAGCAGATCCTCGGCTCACTGTAGGGCCGAGCCCGTCAACCTCAGACGGCGAACTTTCCTCCGTGTCCCCGTGCCGGTGTTGTCCCTCCGGCACGGGGACCGCTCTTTGGTGAGACCCAGGTGTGCCGCCTGGCGCCTCGAGCAGCACCGCGCTTGTATAACGGGCCGGCGGGAACCCGCATCCTTGAAAGCGAAATCCCTTACCTGGGTAGGGGATCATGCAATCCGAGGGAGTTGATATGCTGGCCATCGCCATTGAAGGGCACTACGCCCATCCCGGTCTGCAGCCGGCCGAAGTGCTGGCCAACTTGGCAAGCATCCTCAACTGGCCCGAATCCAGGACAAGCTGGAAGACCTTGGCGCAGGCCGACAACGCCGCGGCACGGGCGCTGCTCGATACGGCGCCGATCAGTCCGGTAGACCGCGAGAAGCTTGCGCACGGCACCGTGGAAGCGCTGCTGAGGGTGTGAAAACTCCATCCGCCCAACACTGTTGGATGCTTGAATGTTCAGCGTGAGCGCTCAACCGTGCTGGCATGCGCTGAGGCCACATTGCGTGGCAGCGGAACCGCGATGGTGAACGTTGTCCCGGTCCCCGCTCCCTGACTGGTGGCGCTGATATGGCCGCCGTGCGCCTCGACGAGCGCCTTGGCGATGGCCAGGCCGAGGCCCGAGCCGCCGTGATCGCGGGTGCGCGCGGCGTCGGCGCGGTACAGCCGTTCGAACACATGCGGTAGGTGCTCGGCGGCGATGCCTTCGCCGGTGTCGATGACGCGCAGCCGCAGTTGGCGCCCATCGGTGTCAGCGTGCACGTCGACCCGCCCGTGCGGTGGGGTATGCCGCAGCGCGTTATCTAGGAGGTTCGCCAGCACCTGGGCGAGGCGCTGCTCGTCGCCCCATAGCGGCGGCAGTTGGGAGGAGGCCAGATGCGTCGCCAAGGACACCTGTTTGCTGCGGTAGCGCTCGCTGAGCGCGGCCGCCGACTTGGCGATCAGCTCGGCCACGTCGATGTCGGCGAACGCCAAGGAGGTGGAACTTTCCTCGGCCTGTGCCAGGGCGGCAACGTCGTCGGTGAAGCGCACCAGGCGCTGGATCTGGTCGCGCAGCATCGCCGTGGTATCGGGGGTCAATGACCGCACGCCGTCCTCGATGGCTTCTGTGTAGGCCTGCAGAACCGCTACGGGCGTGCGGATTTCGTGGGCGAGGTCAGAGAACAGTTGGCGGCGGCTGGTGTCGACGGCCTGCAACTGGGCGGCCATCTGGTTGAATGCCTGCGCCAGCGAGTCGAAGTCCTCACCGAGGTGCGGCGGTGATACCCGGATCCCGTAGCGGCCCTCGGCGACGGCGGTGGCCGCCGACGCCACTTCGGTGATGGAGCGCTGCAATCTGCGGCTGCTATACCAGCTGACTGCGAACGCGGTGAGCGCCGAGACGGCAACGGCGCCACCGACCGACAGCGCGGTGGCGTACTGGTAGGCCTGTTCGGCGTGGAGCTCCTCGGCGGAACCGGCAGACACGCCGGCTTGGTGCAGGTGTTCGCGAAACAGCGGCGGGCCGACGATCGCGGCGACCACCCAGGTGGTCAGCGCGCCGGCCAGCAACACCATGGTTTGGGCGATCAGCAGCCGCATGGCTATGCCGGGCCGTCGGCGCATCGGCGTGGCCATCACTGCCCGCTTCCCATCCGGTATCCGACGCCGCGCACGGTGATGACGTAGCGCGGCGCGGCTGGATCGTCGCCCAGTTTGCGTCGCACATGTCCGATGTGGACATCGACGAGGTGTTCGTTGCCGACCCAGGGGCCTTCGCGCACCGTCTCGAGCAACTGGCGGCGGCTCAGTACCACGCCCGGGCGCGCCGAAAGGGCGGCGAGGATGTCAAATTCGGTGCGGGTCAGCAGGATCGCCTCATCGTGCAGGGACACTTCCCGCGCGGCCACGTCGATATGCAGCGGCCCGAAGCGCAGCGGGGCGGGCGCGTCGCCGCGGCGGGTGGCCTCGCGGTCGGGCGCGACGCGTGGGCGCCGCAGCATCGCCCGGATTCGTGCCACCAATTCGCGCGGGCTAAAGGGTTTGGCGACGTAGTCGTCGGCGCCGACGGTGAGTCCGATGATCGTGTCCATTTCGGTGTCGCGGGCGGTGAGCATGACCACGTAGGCGTCGGAGAAGGTGCGCAGCGTGCGGCATACCTCTAACCCGTCCATGCCGGGCAGCCCGAGGTCGAGGATCACCACGTCGGGGTCGAACTCGCGGGCCACGGTGACCGCGTCGGGACCGTTGTCGACGATGCGGGTGGCGAAGTGCTCGCGAGTGAGGTAGCTGGCCACGACCTCAGCCAGCGCGGCCTCGTCATCCACTACGAGCGCCCGGTAGCCGCGCGCATCCTCACCCGACGGCGCTGATGTGTTGGTCATGGCGTTCATCGTGCCGGGTAACCGCCACAGGTTGACGCGCCGGAGCATTCTTCAACGAATCTTCACACGACCCTTATCGGTTCAACCCTTTGGCGCCTTCATCGTGGTCAGTGAAGGAGACCGCTATGAGTATGGGATGGGCGCCTGTGGCGTTCGAAGCCGTTGGCGGCGACTGGCACCTATTGCTGGCGCTGACTGGTGCACTGGTGTTGGGTTGGGGGCTCGTCGTTGTCGCTACGGCGGCACTGTTCGGCGGTCCCGCGGGTGGGCGCCAGGGTCGCCGATTCGCAGCCCTGAAGCGGGCTGGCGTGCGCAGCGGCAAGCCGAAACACGACAGATCGCCACGGGCGGGTGTGGGTCATGGCTGAGTTGCGGGGGCGCGGGCAGTGGAGTCGGCGCAGCTTTCTTGTCGCTACGGCGGCCGCCGCGGCCACCGTGGCGGCGTGCTCGCGCGGCAGCAGCGTCGCCGTGCCCAATAACACGGTTGCCGGCGCGGAGGCACGCCGCCCGCACAGCGGTCGCACCGTGTCGGCCACGCTCACCGCGGATCGCACGGGTGTAGATCTTGGCGGCACAGTGGCTCAGACGGTCTCCTACAACGGCACGGTTCCGGGGCCGTTGCTGCGCGCGTCGGTGGGCGACGAACTTGCCGTCACGCTACGCAACCGCCTTGATCGCAGCACGTCTGTGCATTGGCATGGCATCGCGCTGCGCAACGACATGGACGGCGCGTCGCCGGCCACACCAGACATTGACGCCGGCGCCGACTTCACCTACCGGTTCTCCGTTCAGTATCCGGGAACCTACTGGGCTCATCCGCACACCGGTCTGGACGCCGACACCGGCTTGTACTTCCCGGTGATCGTCGATGACCCCAGCGACTCGGGCAGCTATGACGCCGAGTGGGTGGTCATGCTCGACGACTGGACCGACGGGGTCGGGTCCAGCCCGGCCCAGATCTATGACGGGCTGCGCAATTCACCGGGCGGCCACGACATGCCCGGAATGGGCGACATGCCCGGCATGCCCGCAATGGGCACGGTACCGGGGGTCGGGGGAGCGGGCAGCAGCGTAATGCTCGGGGGTGACGCCGGGGATGTCAGCTACCCCTACTATCTGGTCAACGGGCGTATTCCGCAGGCACCCAGCAGCTTTCGGGTCAAGCCTGGTCAGCGTGTGCGGATCCGGCTCATCAACGCCGGCTCCGACACGGCCTTTCGGGTCGCGCTGGCCGGGCACAAGTTGACGGTGACCCACACCGACGGGTTTCCGGTCGTGCCGACCGAGGTTGACGCGGTGCTGATCGGGATGGGGGAGCGCTACGACGTCGTGGTCACCGCCGGCGACGGAGTGTTCCCGCTGGTCGCCGCCGCGGAAGGAAAGAACGCGTCGGCACGCGGGTTGTTGGTCAGCGGCGCAGGTTCGCCGCCGCCGGCCGACTATGCGCCCCCCGAGCTGCAGGGCCGCGTCGGCACCGTCGAGGCGTTCTCGGCCGCGCCGGGAGCGGCGCTGCCGGCTGCGCGCTCCGATGTGGAGTTGCCTGCCGATCTGGGCGGGTCGATGATGCCCTACGACTGGACGATCAACGGCCTGGCGTTCGCCAACACCCGGCCACTGGAAGTCCGTGAGGGCCAACGCGTCACGTTGTCATTCAAGAACACCTCGATGATGTGGCATCCCATGCATCTGCACGGTCACACCTTCGAGCTGCTCACGGCCGACGGACGACCCGGCGCACGCAAAGACACCGTGATCGTGCTGCCCATGCAGCAGCTGCGCGTGTCGTTCGTCGCCGACAACCCCGGCGTGTGGATGCTGCACTGCCACAACACCTATCACCAGGAAGCCGGCATGATGACCAGCCTCAACTACATTGCCTGACCGCAGCTCGGCGGCGCCGCGCATCTCACAGCCGCGGTCAGCGGTGAACGGATAAGTTAGCCAGGGCAGCTCGCGAAAATCAGTACTCGATGAGCCGGGTGACGTAAGGCATCATGCCGCTCGTGCGCACCGGCGCGATGCGCACTTGTGAGCCGGTGAAGGGGGCTTCCAGCATCTGCCCGTCGCCCAGATACATCGCCTCATGCTGGCTTGCGTTGGGCCCGTAGAAGATCAGATCGCCACGGCGCATTTGTGACGAGGGGACTTTGCGTCCGGCGTTGTACTGCGAGCCGGAGTAGTGATCCAGCTTGATGCCGACGCCGGCAAAGGCGTACAGATATAGGCCCGAGCAGTCGAATCCGACGGTGTTGGCGCCCTGGTCGATGCCGCGGGAGGGTCCGTTGGCGTTGCCGCCGCCCCACGAGTAGGGCACGCCCAGCTGCGACATGGCCCGGCGGATCACCAATTCGGATGCCTGGCGGCCGTTCACCTGCGGGATGCGCCCGTTGGTGAAACCGGGATCCGCGGGTGCGGAGGCTTGCGGCAGGATCCCGAGCTGTGTCAGGAACTTTCGGCCCATGTCCGCGGTCAGCTGCGCCGAGGTTGCCGAGATCTGCAGCACAGCATTGACGATGGCGATGGGATCGCCGGTGACGTTGGCGCTGGGCACCATCGGCAACGTGGTGTCCCACTGACTGGAGTCGGCCGGCGCCGGCGTGCCCGCCGGGTTCGGGGAATCCCACCGGTCCAGGGTCGGCGACGCTGCGCCCGCGGCGATCGCCGGCGCCTGGGTCGACGCTGCGGGCGCCGGGCGGGCGGCGTCGAGACGGGCCTTCGCGGCATCACGAGCGGCGACTAGCCGATCGACTTCGCCCTGCTGGACACCGAATTGGCGCTGCGCCTCGGTCAGCGCCGCCACCGCCGCTTGCTGACTTCGCTCGGCATCAGCGGCCGCCTGGTCGGCGCGCTGCTGGGCCGCGCGCGCTGCAGACGCTCGATTTGCCTGCTCGGTGCGGGCGCGCTGCAGATCGGTCAGCACATTGCGATGGCTCAGCGCCAGGGTCTGCTCGGCGCTGGCGGTGGCGATGATGTCCTCCGGGCTGGCCGCCGAAACCAGCGCCTGCGGTGGTCCATTGACGTAGGTGGCGGCGGCGAAGTCATCAAAGCGCCCTTGAGCGGCGGCGATCGCCGTGTTGGAATCGGTCAGCGCTTGCTGGCTGGCTTCTACGTCGCCGCGCGCCGCTGCGGCGGCGTCCCGGGCGTTGGCAACGTCGACCAGGGCTTTGTTCACCCCTTCCTGCTGGCCCTGAATCTGCGCGCCGATATCGGCCAGACGCTGATCGGCCTGCGCGAGATCAGCGACCAACGCGGAGATCTGCGAGCCCGAATGGCTTGTGCCGTCGTGGGAGCCCTGCGCGGTTCCGCCACCGTAGGCCAGCAACGCAGCAGCCACGGTGACGGCAACGGCGAGGCGGCGTAGGGGCTTCATCACATGATCTCCCTTAGCGGGGTGCGCTGGTGCGTCACCGTCGACAGGGCGGCGGGTCAGAACTCCCCTAGCACAGCTACGGCTTGCGCGAGTAAGCAGTTGTCCAGTACGTATTGGCAACGTACACCACTACTGTCTCACTGGAAACATCCGTCACAGTCTCATTGTCGTAACGGTCTGGGCCGGCGGGTGTGCGCCAATGCGAGTGGTCGTTGCGTCGAACGCTTACCAGGTTTGGGTGCAGAAATGGTCCTCGAAAGGGTTGGGGCGTATGCCGTTTTGGCGACGGATATCCGACCCGCCAGTTGCCGCGCTATACATCGACGCCGTCGACCAACCCGAAATATCTACTATGCAAAATAGGAGTCACGAGTGGCTGGCGGTGACGCCGCTGACTGCTAATCGGATCCACGAGATCGGGTTTGATCGATTGCAGCGTTGCGTGGGATACCTGTGGCGGTAGGGAGCGCGCCGTCGTGACCACAGCGAGCGCGCCGCAGTGAAGCGATCATCGACTACGGATGTAGCTACTATGACAAATAGTAGTATTAAGCTGTAGATGTTGTGGCGCTGGGCATGCAGGATGGTGATTGAGATGATCGTGCGTCGGGTGCTGTGGCTGCAATTGGCCGTCGCCGTAGTGGCCGCAGCGGTGGTCGCTTTGGCAGTGGGGGTGCCCAGCGCGCTGGTGGACAATCCGATTTTCGTGCGGATGACCCCGGTGCCGTGGTGGAGCTACGCCGTGTGGGCACTGACCGCGGTGGTCAGTGGGATCCTGCTCGCCACCTATGTCGCACGCCCTGCGGCGTCCGCGGCGCCGGGGCGCGCCGGGATACTGGCCAACGTCGGATCGGTGCTGGCGGTGGGCTGCCCGGTGTGCAACAAGCTGGTGGTGGCCGCCATCGGAGTCAGTGGCGCACTCAACGTGTGGGCACCGATTCAGCCGCTGATCGCGGCGGCGTCGCTGGCACTGCTGGGTTGGGCGCTGTGGCGGCGGCTGACGACGTTGCGTTCCTGCCCGGTGAGCGGCGAATCCGCGCTGTCGCCTATGGCGACCGCTGTGCCTTCTGCAGAGCGCGACAGGTAATGGTGCGGGGTCGACCGTTGGCCGTGCTGGTCGTCGCCGCGGCGGCCGCCATCGCCGGTGTGCTCATCAGTCACGACCCGGTGTCTGCACCGGCGGGGCAGCGAATATCTGCCGACCACGCCGTGGCCGGCGCCGACCCCGCGCCGACCGAGGCCGGCGCGCCGCCTTGCCCGGTGCCGGTGCCCGGCGCCTCGCCGGTGCCCGCACTGTCCGGGGCGATGGCCCGTTGCCTGGGGTCCTCGCAGCCCGTCGATGTCGGCGCGGCCGTGGCCGGAGCGCCGACGCTGCTCAATTTGTGGGCGTCGTGGTGCGCACCGTGTCGCGAGGAGATGCCGGTCCTCGACGCCTACGCTGATACGCCCGGTGCGGTGCGGGTGGTCGGTGTCAACGTGCGCGACCGGCCGTCGTCGGCTGCGGCCCTGGTCCGCGACCTGCGAATCGGATATCCGTCGTTCACCGACGCTGATGAGGTGGCCGGCGCGTTGGGCACGCCGCCGCTGCTGCCGCTGAGCTACCTTGTCGGTACCGACGGATCTGTGCGCCGCCTACAGGATGTACTGGTTTTTCGCGATGTCGCTCAGGTCAACCAATCGGTCGCGGTCGCGCTTGGGGAAAGGCAGAAACGATGACAGCCCGCAAAACAACCAAGCGGACATCGCCGCGCACCCCACCGGCCCACCCCCCGACCCTGCCCGGGCTCGGCGAGTTAGAAGCCGCCATTATGGAGGTCGTCTGGCACACCGACGACGCGATGCGGGTCCGTGACGTCCTCGACAAACTCGACTCCGCCCGCCAACCGGCCTATACGACCGTGATGACCGTGATGGACAACCTCTACCGCAAGGGATGGCTAAGCCGTGAGCTCGATGGCCGTGCCTACAGCTACCGGGCCACCCGCGACCGTCTTCAAGCGGCCACCGACGCCCTGCGCGAGCTACTCGCCGACAGTGGCGACCCGGCCGCGGCGCTGCTGCACTTCGCGCGCAGCGCCACCACCGCGGAGTCGCGGGCATTGACCCGCGGCCTGAAAGAACGGGGCCGACGGCGGTGACCGCGGTGATGTGGTGGACCATCGGCGGCATCGCCGTGGGTGTCCTCACACCATCGATACTGCGGGCCTTGACCCGCCGCGGCACCGACGCAGCGGTCCTCTTGGCACTATGGGCGGTGCTCGTGTGCGTCACGCTCGCCGCGGTCGCACTGCCTGGGCTGGCCGAACTGCTGCACCGGTGCTGGCTGGCGTTGCACGCCGGTCCGCCCGGGAGGGTGGATACCGTCGCGGGCATCCTCAGTGGTGCCGCGCTGGCCATCGCCGCGATCCGCGGGGGCTGGCAGCTGAGCCGCACCGGCCGGCATCGACGTCGCTTGCACAACAAGCACGTCGAGCTGGCCTGGTTGTTGACCGGCCGCAGCCCGCAACCCGGCGCGGTGCTGTGGCTGCCGGCCACCGAGCCGCTGGCCTACAGCCTGGCCGGCAACCCGCCGCTGGTGGTGATGAGCACCGGAATGCAGCAGTATCTGGACCGGGCAGCGGTCAGCGCCGTCGAAGCCCATGAGCGCGCCCACGTGCGCCGACGCCATCATCTGCTGATCGCGATAGCCCAGGCCGCCGCCGCCGGCTTAGGATGGCTGCCGCTGATGCGCCACTCACCGTCGTTGGTGCGCACACTGGTCGAACTGGACGCCGACGCGCACGCCGCCCGTAGCCACGGCCACCGCGGCCTGCGCCGGGCGTTGCAGACATTGAAGAGCGCTCCCGCACCGGCGCCTGCACTGGGCATCGCCAGCGACTGCACCCAGCTGCGACTGGCCCGGCTGGCGGGCAGGCGTTCATCCTCCGGTCGCTTCGCCGGATCCAGCGCGGCCTGGGGGGCGGTGCTGGTGCTGGGCATGACCACCTTGTTAACCTTCGCTGCGCTGACGGGGCTAGCGTCCTGCACCGCAGGGTGACGGCACGGCCCGGCCACACACGCGTGACATTGCAATCCAGGGTTCGACGGCGACGGCTGCAGCAGGTGCTATCGGCAGACACGTAGTACTACTGCAAATAGTATGTCGTGTGAACGATGCCTCGGCGGCCGCATTCTGGCTCTATCCGCGGTGTCGGCGGCGATCATCAGCGGTTGCGCCAACCCGGTCCTGGATAGCGTGCTCGGCCGGAACACCGCCGCACCACCCGCGCTACCGGCCAACGTGATCGTTTCGTTATCGCTTGTGCGCCAGGAATTTTCGATGATGTCCCGGGTGGCGAGCACGGGGGGGATCCCATGGCGCCGGGAATGCCGCGAGCAACGCGGCGATCGCAATTCAATGACTTGACGGCGATGGGCCGGCTCACCGTGGCGGTCGCTGAATACGCCAGCGAGCAGACCGCATACGCGGCCTTCACCGATCTCGTTCAAGACCTTCGATACACGCCGGGCTCCGTCGGGTTGGGACGCCCCGATGTCGGTCACGATGCGCTGGCTACGCTCATCAGATCGCTCGCCGTGCCGAAGGGGATGACCGTCGCGGCCCGTGAACAGCGGCTGATCGTTCAGGTGAGCTCGACTGGCTTCAGGTACAGCCGTGACCATCTCGACCGGCTCGTCAGGCTGGCCGAGCACCAAATGTCCACTGCGGTGAGCGCAGGCGGGCACCCGAATGAGTCGCGACCGTCGCCCATGGCAACTCTGGCCGAGGCCGGGGGCGGGACATGCTGCGGAATGACGACTCGCCGAGCGCGTTCCCGGCCCGCACCGGGTTCAGTACTAATCTGCATAGTAGATAGTCGGACGCGTTGGAATGGAGCGCCATGGCGCGAGGCGACACATACCCGGCGGGGCGCCGACGGGTGATTCGAGAGCCGCGCCGTTGGACGGGCTTCAGACGCGCGGTGGGCTGGGTGTTCGTTGTGGTGGGCTCGGCCATGGCCGTGGCCCATCTGATTGCGCACCTCGCAAGCATGCGGGTCGTCGGGACACTGGATCTGCTGATCGGCTTCCCGATGGCCGCCATACTGGTCCTCGTCGGCCTGTTATTGATCGGCCTGGAATCGGCGCCGCCCAAATCGAGTCGCGGACCAGACAGGCCGGTGATGTAATCAGCTCATTGAACGCGAACAAGGGGCGTCCACGAGCGGCACAGTATGCCACAGGGTCGCAATGTCGCTCCAGGACAATGCGACAGTGCTGCGATCGGCCATCCGGCGGGTGTAACAGGAGCGCGCCGACCACCGGAATACGTAGTACATACGTAAGATGGTGCTAGATGCGCACCGCGGTGGAGGGAGGACTCGTGCACGGCACGCTTCGCGGGCTGTTTGTACTGGCAGTCACGGCCGCCGCGGTGGTGGCGCCGCCCGTGGGGTCGGGGGCAGCCGAATCGACCAGCATAGATCGCAAGGTCGCGATGGTGCGTCCAGGTCCTGAACAGGTGGTAGGCGTTGGGCATCCCGTGATGGTGGGGTTCAGCGGGCCCGTCGAGGACCGCGCGGCAGCCGAGCGCAGCATTGCGGTGTCCACGTCGCGGCCGGTGGAAGGTGAGTTCACGTGGCTAACGGATAGTTTCGTGGAGTGGAACCCGGACGGGTTCTGGCCTGCGCATTCGACGGTCACAGTGCGCATTGGTGGCATGAAGACCGATTTCACGACTGGGGCGGCGGTGGTGGGTGTGGCCGACGTCTCGGCCCACACGTTCACTGTGAGTATCGACGACCAAGTGGTGCGTGAGATGCCGGCGTCGATGGGTAAGCCGGGCTTTGAAACCCCGGTGGGGACGTTCAAAGTACTGGAGAAGCAACGAAACGTGGTCTTCGACTCGCGCACGATCGGAATTCCACTCGATGACCCCGAGGGCTACCTGATCGATGGGGAGTACGGCGTGCGGGTGACGTGGGGTGGGGTCTACATACATTCGGCGCCATGGTCAGTCGGGTCGCAGGGCTCGGCCAACGTCAGCCACGGCTGCATCAATCTCAGTCCAGAGAACGCCGAATGGTACTTCAGCACTGTGCAGGTCGGAGACCCGGTGATTGTGCAGAGCTAGCCTTGCACGCTCGCGGTCCGACGGAATTCCGTCGGCCCTCTCAAACCGCACCCGGTGGCCAAGCGCCCCCTTTTTCGGCGGTCACGTCGACATTTTGCGCGTCACACCACGGGGAAACGTGCCGCGCGAGGTAGGCTCGGGCAACGACATTGCTGGAGGCGAAACGGTGCGTGTACGGGGATTCGGCGAGCTGGAAGCCGTGGTGATGGACCGCGTGTGGAACCGCGATCCCGAGATGGTGACGGTGCGCGACATTTTCGAAGAGCTCTCGGCCGAGCGTCGCATCGCCTACACCACCGTGATGTCGACCATGGATAACCTGTACAACAAGGGATGGCTCGAGCGGGAACGCGATGGCCGGGCCTACCGATATTGGGCCACCCTGACCCGTGAAGAACACACCGCCCGGCTGATGCGTGAAGCCCTCGACGGGGGAGGCCGCTCAGAACTGGTGCTCAGCTACTTCATCGAGCAGATCGGACCCAAAGAATCCGAGCGACTAAGGGAAGCGATGCGGCGGCTGGCGAGACGGTCGAGCAGGGCCAAGAAGCGGTGAACGTCGCAGCGTGCCTGCTGCTCTACAGCGTCGCGGTGATCGTGTTCGGCCCACCGGTATTGGGCTTTCTCACCCGTGGTGGACATGCTCCCCGATCTGCAGTGACCGCCTGGCTGATTGCAATCGGCAGTGTCGTGCTCACCTGGCTGACCATTGTTGTGCTCGTGGTGGTCGACGTGATCGCGCACTGGCACGACGGCGACTCATTCGTGGTGTCCTGCGTCCGGTTCCTGTGTGACCTGGCTGCGGGTAAGGCGGGTAGCGCACCCCAAGTGATGCTGCTGGCTTCGGCGGTCGCCGGGGTCGGCGTCGTCGCCGTCATCGGCATCCGGCTCGTACGCACCATTGGGCGCCTGCATGCGCACGCTTACGGGCATGCAGAAGCTGTTCGACTGGTCGGCCGCCCGACCGGCGAACGCGACGTCTACGTCGTCGACGCCGCCGAGCGCACCGCGTATTGCGTGGCAGGAAAGCCACCCGCGATCGTGGTCACCACCGCAGCAGTAGCGGCGCTCGACGAGCGCGAGCTCGCAGCGGTGCTCGCACATGAACGCGCCCACCTTGACGGGCACCACCCCAGAATCGCCACGACGTTGCGCGGCGTGGCGCTGGTCTTTCCCCGCCTTGCGCTGATGACGCGCGGCGCCGACGAGGTATCACGACTGTTAGAAATGTGTGCCGACGATGCTGCCGCGCGCCGGCATGGCAAGCGGGCACTGCTCAACGGGTTGATGGCTCTGGCCGCAGGCGCGCCGGCCGCGGCGCTGGGCGCGGCCGATGTCGCGGTATTGAATCGCGCTGAGCGCCTTGCCCTTCCGCCTGCCAATCATGTCCGCGTCCGTGCGCAGGCCGCTCTTACCAGCGCGACAGCGATGCTTGTCATCGCACCGCTGGGCACACTTGTACTCGGCGCATCCGGGGTCCTGATGTGCGGCGGCTAGCTGCCTGTCATTTGATGCGTGTGAGCGGCGATCGACCACTGAGGCCCGATGGGACCGTGCCCCGCGGCTGTGGCGGCCCGCCAGGGTGATCGGCGCGCGCGTCGAGCGCGTCGCACTGCGTGGCGCCCCGAGTGCGGCGATAGGGCCTCGGTGGTGTGCTACACCACTCCGGCATACGAATGCAGTCCCGCTATCACCAGGTTGATGAAGAACAGGTTGAAGACCATCGCGACGAAGCCGACCACGTTGACCCAGGCGGCTTTGCGGTCGCGCCAGCCCGCGGTGGATCGGGCGTGCAGGTAGGCGGCATACGCCACCCATGCGATGAACGACACGGTCTCCTCGGGGTCCCAGCCCCCGTAGCGGCCCCAGGCCTCTTCGGCCCAGATCGCTCCGAAGATGACGCCGAACCCGAACACCGGGAACGCGAAAATGGTTGTGCGGTAAGCGATCCGGTCCAGCGTCTGAGCGTCGGGCAATCTTTGGATGATGCGCGCCATCGCACCGTCTGCATCCGGCTGGCCGAACCGCGACATCTTGAGAAGGAACAGGATGCTGGCCACCCCGGCGACCAGGAACACCCCCGGAGCCCAGGCTCACAACCGACACGTGGATGGGCAGCCAATAGGACTGCGGGGCGGGCATGACGGGTGCGGCGTTGGTGTGGAGCCAGCGGCCCGACACCGTCAGCAGGATCAACACCGGCACCAGCACGAAGACCCACAGCGCGCGGTACTGCGGGCGGCGACCAGACCGCCGCTGCGACCAGACCGCAGAAGCAGGTCAGGTTGATGAACTCGTACATGTTGCCCCACGGCACCCTGGAGGTGGCCATGCCGCGCAGCACGA
It encodes the following:
- a CDS encoding BlaI/MecI/CopY family transcriptional regulator → MTARKTTKRTSPRTPPAHPPTLPGLGELEAAIMEVVWHTDDAMRVRDVLDKLDSARQPAYTTVMTVMDNLYRKGWLSRELDGRAYSYRATRDRLQAATDALRELLADSGDPAAALLHFARSATTAESRALTRGLKERGRRR
- a CDS encoding M56 family metallopeptidase, producing the protein MTAVMWWTIGGIAVGVLTPSILRALTRRGTDAAVLLALWAVLVCVTLAAVALPGLAELLHRCWLALHAGPPGRVDTVAGILSGAALAIAAIRGGWQLSRTGRHRRRLHNKHVELAWLLTGRSPQPGAVLWLPATEPLAYSLAGNPPLVVMSTGMQQYLDRAAVSAVEAHERAHVRRRHHLLIAIAQAAAAGLGWLPLMRHSPSLVRTLVELDADAHAARSHGHRGLRRALQTLKSAPAPAPALGIASDCTQLRLARLAGRRSSSGRFAGSSAAWGAVLVLGMTTLLTFAALTGLASCTAG
- a CDS encoding L,D-transpeptidase; this encodes MRTAVEGGLVHGTLRGLFVLAVTAAAVVAPPVGSGAAESTSIDRKVAMVRPGPEQVVGVGHPVMVGFSGPVEDRAAAERSIAVSTSRPVEGEFTWLTDSFVEWNPDGFWPAHSTVTVRIGGMKTDFTTGAAVVGVADVSAHTFTVSIDDQVVREMPASMGKPGFETPVGTFKVLEKQRNVVFDSRTIGIPLDDPEGYLIDGEYGVRVTWGGVYIHSAPWSVGSQGSANVSHGCINLSPENAEWYFSTVQVGDPVIVQS
- a CDS encoding BlaI/MecI/CopY family transcriptional regulator, coding for MRVRGFGELEAVVMDRVWNRDPEMVTVRDIFEELSAERRIAYTTVMSTMDNLYNKGWLERERDGRAYRYWATLTREEHTARLMREALDGGGRSELVLSYFIEQIGPKESERLREAMRRLARRSSRAKKR
- a CDS encoding M56 family metallopeptidase, with translation MNVAACLLLYSVAVIVFGPPVLGFLTRGGHAPRSAVTAWLIAIGSVVLTWLTIVVLVVVDVIAHWHDGDSFVVSCVRFLCDLAAGKAGSAPQVMLLASAVAGVGVVAVIGIRLVRTIGRLHAHAYGHAEAVRLVGRPTGERDVYVVDAAERTAYCVAGKPPAIVVTTAAVAALDERELAAVLAHERAHLDGHHPRIATTLRGVALVFPRLALMTRGADEVSRLLEMCADDAAARRHGKRALLNGLMALAAGAPAAALGAADVAVLNRAERLALPPANHVRVRAQAALTSATAMLVIAPLGTLVLGASGVLMCGG